The Faecalibacterium sp. I3-3-89 sequence CAGCAATTATTTTTGTACTTATCTCAGCGGCAACCCTTTTTGACTCATTTAATTTTTCATTAAATTCAGCTTTTTTATCGGCATCAAGATCACACTCATCACAATTGTCAAGAAGTGTTAGGTATTTACTTGCTTCCTCTTCGAATTTTTCACCAATGATAAATGCCTCACTAAAGTACCTTTTAGGAAGATCTATTTCATCTAAAAGTTGATTTATCTTCATCGTTATCGCCACCCCAAATCGATATTTTCTATACTAACTTCAAGAGATTCTCGTATAATACTTTTCCAGACTCTTATCGCAGACCCTTATGATATGCAGCCAATCTTCCTTCGTGAGCTTGCGGAAAATGATTGGGTTGACTTCAATGGTTTCCACATCCTTGCAGCGCATCAGGAAACGCATATCCTCAAACCGCTTGAACGGATTGGAAAGAACATTTTTCTCCACATCTTTCCGGGTGTATCCACCCTTCTGATAGATGCTGTTCGGCTTTTCTGCTATCATCCCATGCGCTTTACGATCTTCATAGAAGTCGATAAAATAATCCACAACATCCGGCAGAGCTACCCGACCGTTGCTGTCCATATACTCGTAGATTGCCTTGAGCAGCACCGGCTTATAGGAAAAGCTCATATCCATTGTTTCGATGAACTTCATAAACTTGTCTGCCATATTCTGCGGCGTAATTAAATCCCAGCCATACTGTTTAGCGATATTTCGGATGCTTTCCTCCCGGAAATAGTGGAACATCCGCTTATCCCCAAACGGAATGGAAAGATCAGGCTTGATTTTTCCGTCTTTAATATAGCGTTCAACCGTTTCGGACTGAACATCGACCATGCGGACAAGCTCAATCTGCGAAATCATATCTTTGACGCTGTTCTGCCAGTTGAACAGGTCAATGATTTCATAGTCATCCACATCAATCGGAACATCCAGCCATGCTTCGGGCTTCTCGCCTTTGAAAAGCATATCCTGATCCAATTTCCGTTTATTTTCCGGTGCCAGAACATAGGCCATCGGCTGATATTTGGCAATGTTCAACACACGATGCAGACTATACGGCATATTGAACATATTGGCGTTGTCTACGAAGTCGATGACAAGCAAGTCATCCTTGCCCGGACAACGGCGCGTACCACGGCCAAGCTGCTGTAGATAGATTGTTTTGGACATGGTCGGGCGCGCCATGAACAGCACCGTGGTATGCGGGCTGTCCCAGCCTTCGTTCAGAAGGTCGCAGGCACAAAGAACGTTGGTCGAGCCGGTTTCATAGTCCTTCAGGATTTTTTCCCGAACCTCAACACGATCCCGCCCGGAAACTGCTTCCGCCTTCACACCGTTGTCCCGCAGCAACTTTGCAATTTCGGCTGCATGGTCTACGCTGGCACAGAAGATTACTGTCTTTTTGCCGTTGACGTACTTTAGATAGGTGTCAACGATCAACTGGTTGCGTTCCGGGATGAACAGCTTGCTTTCCAGATCCTGCGAATTGTATTTGATACCGTTGATTCGCACATCGGTCAGGTCGATGTTAGTCTTGACCCGGATGCAGCGAATCGGCACCAGTATGCCACGCTCCACAGCAGTTTTCAGATCCATTTTGTGGGCGACATTCTGGAACAGCTCCAGCATATCCTCGCCATCGCTGCGTTCCGGAGTGGCGGTCAGCCCCAGAATGAACTTTGGGTGGAAGTAGGTGAAAATTTTCTGATAAGTATTGGCCGCCGCATGGTGACATTCGTCCACGATCAGGTAGTCAAAATCCGTAGGCGAGAACTTTTCCAGATCCTTGGAGATACTCTGCACCGTTGCAAAAATGACCGTCTGGGTCATATCCTTCTGGCTTCCGGTGTACTCTCCCAAGGTTGCTTCCGGCCAGACCTTGGCGAAGGTCTCTTTTGCCTGAGATGCCAGCTTCAGGCCGTTGACCAGAAATAGTGTGCGCCCACCAACAGCCTTGGCATCCGTTGCTGCTGTGATAGTTTTGCCCACGCCGGTTGCATGGTACAGCAGCGCAATGGTCTTGCCGTCCTCTCGCATTTTCTGTAGGTTCTCGATAGCCTCCTGCTGGTAATCCCGAAGCTCGATGGTCTGCCCCATCTGAACCGGCAGGTCCGCTTCAAACACCTTGAACATGGGGCTGGTGCCCAGGAATGTGATCAGCTCATCCTTGACCTTTTCCGGCTGCTTTTCCAGCTGACTGTAAATCCAGCGGTAAACCTTCCAGTTATCATAAACCAGACTGTTCTGCTTCAGAAGGTCATCTGCATACTTGTTCTCGGAAACCTTACTTGGGTTGTGGTAAGTTTCTCCGTCGATCTCGATTGCAATTTTGGATTCAGGCGATTCCAACGCAAAGTCGATGTAGCGATGCCGACCATAGATATCAACACACGGATACTGAACCTGCAAATTTTCTGTTTTCTCCGGGCCGAATGCTTCACAGAACAGCTGAACAAACAGTTCTTCCGCACGGCTATTGACGCTGGTTGCTTTTAATGGTTCCATAGAGCACACCTCTTTGGGTATTTTGTAGAATCCGAATTCGTTATAAGTTCATTATAGAGCACTTTCTGACTTCTTTCCAGAGATTAGTACAGAAATATGTCAGCAGCCTGCCTGTTTATTGTGCTTTTTGAGTGGCTAAGCAATGTCTCATCCGTATTGTGAGCATTGAATAGGGCTTTTGTCCGCGCTATAATAGAAGAAAACTGCAAGGAAGTATCATCATGCTTCACCCCGGACTGTACGAACAGGTCATTAACAATGCGCTGAACCGCGAGCTTTCGGAGGTTCCGGAAACCCGTAAATCCACTGCGCCCATCGACACGGCGGAAGCCTCTAAAGTGCTGGCGCAGTACCTGACCGAAGTGGTACAAAAAGGCCTCGACAACGTACAGGACAATGGCGGCGGCATCGAAGCACAGATTGCTCTGGCAAACCAGATCGTAAGCACCATCCAGACTACCACCAAAGAACCTGACTTTGCCGCGCTGGGCGTTGACCAGCGTGCAGAGCAGCTTCTTGCGCTTTTACGGGAAAATGACCCCCGCCTTGCAACCGGAAAAGCGGCCAAAGACATCGAACGGCCGGAAACGTCTCTTGCGCAAAGCTCGTTGTTCACCGGTGCCATCCACGAGCCGCAGATGTACACTGAACTGAAAAAGGAGATCGTGTCTGCCGACCACATCGACATGCTGGTATCCTTCATCAAGTGGAGCGGTCTGCGCCTGCTTATGGACGAGCTACGACAGTTTACCCAGAACGGCGGAGAGCTGCGTATCATTACCACTTCCTACATGGGTGCCACCGATGTAAAGGCTATCGAAGAACTGCGCCAG is a genomic window containing:
- a CDS encoding DEAD/DEAH box helicase family protein, with amino-acid sequence MEPLKATSVNSRAEELFVQLFCEAFGPEKTENLQVQYPCVDIYGRHRYIDFALESPESKIAIEIDGETYHNPSKVSENKYADDLLKQNSLVYDNWKVYRWIYSQLEKQPEKVKDELITFLGTSPMFKVFEADLPVQMGQTIELRDYQQEAIENLQKMREDGKTIALLYHATGVGKTITAATDAKAVGGRTLFLVNGLKLASQAKETFAKVWPEATLGEYTGSQKDMTQTVIFATVQSISKDLEKFSPTDFDYLIVDECHHAAANTYQKIFTYFHPKFILGLTATPERSDGEDMLELFQNVAHKMDLKTAVERGILVPIRCIRVKTNIDLTDVRINGIKYNSQDLESKLFIPERNQLIVDTYLKYVNGKKTVIFCASVDHAAEIAKLLRDNGVKAEAVSGRDRVEVREKILKDYETGSTNVLCACDLLNEGWDSPHTTVLFMARPTMSKTIYLQQLGRGTRRCPGKDDLLVIDFVDNANMFNMPYSLHRVLNIAKYQPMAYVLAPENKRKLDQDMLFKGEKPEAWLDVPIDVDDYEIIDLFNWQNSVKDMISQIELVRMVDVQSETVERYIKDGKIKPDLSIPFGDKRMFHYFREESIRNIAKQYGWDLITPQNMADKFMKFIETMDMSFSYKPVLLKAIYEYMDSNGRVALPDVVDYFIDFYEDRKAHGMIAEKPNSIYQKGGYTRKDVEKNVLSNPFKRFEDMRFLMRCKDVETIEVNPIIFRKLTKEDWLHIIRVCDKSLEKYYTRIS